Proteins co-encoded in one Dreissena polymorpha isolate Duluth1 chromosome 12, UMN_Dpol_1.0, whole genome shotgun sequence genomic window:
- the LOC127853896 gene encoding uncharacterized protein LOC127853896 isoform X1, producing the protein MEPQVFINIKDIQKCNNNIVKRLKSLNDCTKSTCQQCPLDIARIAKDVADLETRMETLTAHTDDTNASDIARRFDDIKSQLDDIQRLLHFPDANHESKNVTRIIRQHKKYYIPGREDTWRAVADKSQERALPNTVRSRFIPMVLCLDISESMSSNNGWGQTLEFVNDFLTELKELKTNDERLLDEYIAVTTFGHETKLQTALTNNYDEIRETIQGLILGGPSPLYGGLLISMATAHIAKRRYVPNINGLNLSPRIIVITDGCPTDTMLHAGPDIQDESKVEQTESHLAEAVEEIDKRDFELFFIGVGKCRKTFIQNMSTLCQSKIYSYKDGRRLARFGFFESQLATHGLALTFSLTNRLSVWDEDDIKFIRADTKRRCERQYGPLCQESNDASLLSLGTRVRRGLAWNDGNFDLNGPGTVTGNFDGKLLVTWDLNDHTSSYRYTRECCEVQAVDEPRVLNPAERMETGCKVKPGGDCVSREIGNSNRGVVLRVETPHATIRWDNGHIGKYCYGVDTKFEIELEQMSTPEGV; encoded by the exons ATGGAACCTCAG GTTTTCATCAACATAAAGGATATCCAGAAGTGTAACAATAACATTGTTAAAAGACTGAAGTCTCTAAACGATTGTACGAAATCAACATGTCAACAATG CCCATTGGATATTGCACGAATAGCCAAAG ATGTTGCGGACTTGGAAACTAGAATGGAAACGCTCACAGCACACACAGATGACACAAATGCATCAGATATTGCACGCCGATTTGATGATATTAAGTCACAACTAGACGACATACAAAGACTGCTGCATTTTCCAGACGCCAACCATGAATCTAAAAATG TCACTCGGATTATCAGGCAACATAAAAAGTATTACATTCCTGGCAGAGAAGACACTTGGCGAGCAGTGGCAGATAAATCACAAGAAAGAG CATTACCAAACACTGTCCGCTCACGATTCATCCCTATGGTACTGTGTTTGGACATCTCCGAGAGTATGTCGAGCAACAATGGATGGGGCCAGACCTTGGAGTTTGTTAATGATTTCCTAACCG AACTAAAAGAACTGAAAACAAACGACGAAAGATTGTTAGATGAATACATTGCTGTGACAACATTCGGGCACGAAACAAAGTTACAGACGGCACTGACGAATAATTATGACGAAATTAGAGAGACCATAC AGGGACTTATATTAGGCGGACCGAGTCCGCTTTATGGCGGCTTGTTAATAAGCATGGCAACAGCACATATTGCTAAAAGAAGATACG TTCCAAATATAAACGGCTTAAATTTATCTCCGAGAATAATTGTAATCACTGATGGCTGTCCAACGGACACAATGCTGCATGCTGGGCCTGACATTCAGGACGAAAGTAAAGTGGAACAG ACCGAGTCTCACCTAGCAGAAGCTGTTGAAGAAATTGATAAACGAGACTTTGAATTGTTTTTCATCGGCGTTGGGAAATGCAGAAAA ACGTTCATACAAAACATGTCGACGCTTTGCCAGTCTAAGATTTACTCGTACAAAGATGGAAGGAGGCTTGCTCGCTTTGGGTTCTTTGAG TCACAGTTGGCTACACATGGACTTGCTTTGACTTTTTCGTTAACAAACAGGCTCTCCGTTTGGGATGAG GACGATATAAAATTCATTCGTGCTGACACGAAGAGACGTTGCGAAAGGCAGTACGGGCCATTATGTCAAGAGAGTAATGACGCTAGTCTGCTGTCACTTGGAACCCGGGTACGCAGGGGACTAGCTTGGAACGATGGAAACTTTGACCTTAATGGGCCTGGTACTGTCACCGGAAATTTTG ATGGGAAACTATTGGTCACATGGGATTTGAATGACCACACAAGCAGCTACAGGTACACCAGGGAATGTTGTGAAGTGCAAGCAGTGGATGAACCAAGAGTGCTAAATCCTGCTGAGAGAATGGAGACCGGTTGTAAAGTAAAACCAG GTGGAGATTGCGTATCACGGGAAATAGGTAACTCAAACAGAGGAGTTGTTCTGAGAGTGGAAACACCACATGCAACG ATCAGGTGGGATAACGGGCATATAGGGAAATATTGTTATGGTGTGGACACCAAATTTGAAATCGAGCTTGAGCAAATGAG caCCCCAGAAGGAGTATAA
- the LOC127853896 gene encoding uncharacterized protein LOC127853896 isoform X2, with protein sequence MEPQVFINIKDIQKCNNNIVKRLKSLNDCTKSTCQQCPLDIARIAKDVADLETRMETLTAHTDDTNASDIARRFDDIKSQLDDIQRLLHFPDANHESKNVTRIIRQHKKYYIPGREDTWRAVADKSQERELKELKTNDERLLDEYIAVTTFGHETKLQTALTNNYDEIRETIQGLILGGPSPLYGGLLISMATAHIAKRRYVPNINGLNLSPRIIVITDGCPTDTMLHAGPDIQDESKVEQTESHLAEAVEEIDKRDFELFFIGVGKCRKTFIQNMSTLCQSKIYSYKDGRRLARFGFFESQLATHGLALTFSLTNRLSVWDEDDIKFIRADTKRRCERQYGPLCQESNDASLLSLGTRVRRGLAWNDGNFDLNGPGTVTGNFDGKLLVTWDLNDHTSSYRYTRECCEVQAVDEPRVLNPAERMETGCKVKPGGDCVSREIGNSNRGVVLRVETPHATIRWDNGHIGKYCYGVDTKFEIELEQMSTPEGV encoded by the exons ATGGAACCTCAG GTTTTCATCAACATAAAGGATATCCAGAAGTGTAACAATAACATTGTTAAAAGACTGAAGTCTCTAAACGATTGTACGAAATCAACATGTCAACAATG CCCATTGGATATTGCACGAATAGCCAAAG ATGTTGCGGACTTGGAAACTAGAATGGAAACGCTCACAGCACACACAGATGACACAAATGCATCAGATATTGCACGCCGATTTGATGATATTAAGTCACAACTAGACGACATACAAAGACTGCTGCATTTTCCAGACGCCAACCATGAATCTAAAAATG TCACTCGGATTATCAGGCAACATAAAAAGTATTACATTCCTGGCAGAGAAGACACTTGGCGAGCAGTGGCAGATAAATCACAAGAAAGAG AACTAAAAGAACTGAAAACAAACGACGAAAGATTGTTAGATGAATACATTGCTGTGACAACATTCGGGCACGAAACAAAGTTACAGACGGCACTGACGAATAATTATGACGAAATTAGAGAGACCATAC AGGGACTTATATTAGGCGGACCGAGTCCGCTTTATGGCGGCTTGTTAATAAGCATGGCAACAGCACATATTGCTAAAAGAAGATACG TTCCAAATATAAACGGCTTAAATTTATCTCCGAGAATAATTGTAATCACTGATGGCTGTCCAACGGACACAATGCTGCATGCTGGGCCTGACATTCAGGACGAAAGTAAAGTGGAACAG ACCGAGTCTCACCTAGCAGAAGCTGTTGAAGAAATTGATAAACGAGACTTTGAATTGTTTTTCATCGGCGTTGGGAAATGCAGAAAA ACGTTCATACAAAACATGTCGACGCTTTGCCAGTCTAAGATTTACTCGTACAAAGATGGAAGGAGGCTTGCTCGCTTTGGGTTCTTTGAG TCACAGTTGGCTACACATGGACTTGCTTTGACTTTTTCGTTAACAAACAGGCTCTCCGTTTGGGATGAG GACGATATAAAATTCATTCGTGCTGACACGAAGAGACGTTGCGAAAGGCAGTACGGGCCATTATGTCAAGAGAGTAATGACGCTAGTCTGCTGTCACTTGGAACCCGGGTACGCAGGGGACTAGCTTGGAACGATGGAAACTTTGACCTTAATGGGCCTGGTACTGTCACCGGAAATTTTG ATGGGAAACTATTGGTCACATGGGATTTGAATGACCACACAAGCAGCTACAGGTACACCAGGGAATGTTGTGAAGTGCAAGCAGTGGATGAACCAAGAGTGCTAAATCCTGCTGAGAGAATGGAGACCGGTTGTAAAGTAAAACCAG GTGGAGATTGCGTATCACGGGAAATAGGTAACTCAAACAGAGGAGTTGTTCTGAGAGTGGAAACACCACATGCAACG ATCAGGTGGGATAACGGGCATATAGGGAAATATTGTTATGGTGTGGACACCAAATTTGAAATCGAGCTTGAGCAAATGAG caCCCCAGAAGGAGTATAA
- the LOC127854067 gene encoding uncharacterized protein LOC127854067: protein MQIPSSSTSPNVSIQQSASAASAPVNLAETNVIHQTHRDFVYDDYWKALSQSELKKASQLTSDEESIRTVLCLDISESMASGNAWSQAKTFVNEFLNGLEMMTAQYGRFGLTREYVGVVTFGHKTQLHQLPTSNYTLIREEIDNLRLGGPSPLY from the exons ATGCAAATCCCAAG CTCCTCAACATCGCCAAACGTGTCGATACAACAATCGGCGTCGGCGGCATCGGCGCCAGTTAATCTGGCAG AAACAAACGTTATCCACCAAACACATCGGGACTTCGTATATGATGACTATTGGAAGGCGTTATCGCAAAGTGAGCTGAAAAAAG CAAGTCAATTAACAAGCGATGAAGAAAGTATACGAACGGTTCTCTGTCTCGACATATCAGAGAGCATGGCTTCTGGGAACGCATGGTCGCAGGCCAAAACATTTGTGAACGAATTTCTTAATG GCTTAGAAATGATGACAGCTCAATACGGGCGTTTCGGACTTACAAGGGAGTATGTCGGCGTAGTTACATTTGGTCACAAAACGCAATTACATCAACTTCCAACGTCAAACTACACGTTGATTCGGGAGGAAATAG aTAATCTTCGATTGGGTGGACCAAGTCCATTATATTGA